Genomic window (Actinomycetota bacterium):
GTTTCCCTCCTCAGAGATATCCGGAAAGAGGTTACGCCTGAGTCAGGAAGAGTGTGGCCCGTGGCGGCCCCGGGGCCCCGGCGGGTACCTTTGTGACGGGGCCGTCCGTCCAGGACGCAGCCAACCAGACACCGGGGGGGGGCCAATGTTCGTTCAGATCTTCAGGGCACGCACGAAGGACAAGGCGGGGGTCAGGGAGCAGTTTGACCGATGGGTCGCCGAACTGGCGGAAGGAGCGCCAGGGTGGCTCGGGTCAACGGTCGGCCTCACCGACGACGGCGAGATGGTCGGGATCGCCCGGTTCGCTTCCGAGGAGGAAGCTCGCGCCAACAGCAGCCGCCCGGAGCAGGGGAAGTGGTTCGAGAAGCTGAGCGAACACCTGGACGGCGACGTCAGCTTCAAGGAGTCCAGCGACGTCGACTTCGTCATGGGCGGCGGGTCGGACCAGGCCGGGTTCGTCCAGCTCATCGAGGGAGCCGTGACCGATGAGGAGCGGTTCCGTGCCGTCGTGCGCGACCTCGAGTCGCTGCTGCTCCTTCAGCGTCCCGAGATCATGGGCGGAATCATCGCCTACCACGGCGACGGGTCCCTGACGGAGGCCTTTTACTTCACGTCCGAAGAGACGGCCCGCGAGGGCGAGTCCAAGATGGCTGCGCCCGAGATCCAGAAGTACCTCGACGAGATCAGCGCCCTCACAAAGGACCTTAGGTACACCGACATCCGTCAGCCGTGGCTGGCGGGTCCGCGGGCCGTCTAGGCAGCCCGCCCTGCTGAGCTGCGCAAGCGCCGTTTACCGTGCCTGCGTCTCTGGACGCAGGTAACGCCCGAACCACTCCAGGATCGCCTCAAAGCGCATGACGCGGTGGGCTGGGCTCCCGGACCGCGACAGCTCGTGGCTTTCGGCGGGAAAGCGGACCAGTTCCACGTCACGTTTGAGCAGGCGCAGTGTCGTGAACAGGTGCTCGCCCTGCTCGACCGGACATCGCAGGTCGTTTTCCGAGTGCAGGATCAGCAGGGGAGTGGTGATGTCCGGAGCGTAGGTCGATGGTGACAGCCGGACGTAGGTGTCGACGTCCTCATGCAACTCGGAGCCGATGTACCCCTTGAAGATCCAGCCGGCGTCGCTGGACCCGTACATGGACACCCAGTTGTTGACGGCGCGCTCCGAGCAGGCGGCCGCGAATCGTTTGGTGTGTCCCACGATCCACGTAGTCATGTACCCGCCGTACGACCCGCCGATCACCCCGACGCGGTCGGGGTCGCAGAAGTCGTAGCGGCTCAACGCCTCATCGGTAACGGCCATCAGGTCCTCGTAGTCACGGGTGCCCCAGCCGGGCCCTTCGTTGGCGGGCCCCCTGATCGCCCGGCCCCACTCCTCCGAGTAGCCCGACGACCCACGGGGGTTGGAATACACGACGACGTAACCGGCCGCCGTGTAGACGTGGAACTCGTCCAGGAACCCGTTGCCGTACTGGGTGAACGGACCCCCGTGAATATTGAGGAGGACCGGGTATCGACTGCCCTCCTCGAAATCGACCGGCCGCATGATCCAGGCGTCCACCTGTGAACCGTCCGCGGACGTCGCCACGAATCGCTCCGCTTCCGACAGCGCCCTGCCCCCGGTGAAGTCGGACCCGTGGTCCGTGAGCCGGCGGTCGCCGAACCAAAGCTCGGGGAGCTGCTGCACGGTCGTCGCGACGTGGACGCCCATTCCGGCCGCGAGGTCGTAGCCGGCCACCCGCAGCTCTCCCGTCACTACCGGCTCGGGCTGTCCGGACCCGTCCGCCGGAACCATGTACAGGTGCGTGTTGCCGTGGTCCTCGCAGCCGAACAGAAGGCGATCACCTGCCCAGATCGGCTCCCGGGCCGCCGGGTACGGCTCGCAGTTGCGGTCCAGTGACGCCGTCAGAACCTTGGACCGGCCCGTGGAGGCGTCCACGACCGCGATCTGCCCGTGTCGCGGGAAGTCGAACCCGGCGGGGGTGTGACCGCAGGCGATGAGGCTGCCGTCGGGGGACCAGGAGGGGTTGGAGTACTGGGCATCGGTGGGGGTAAGTCGCGAGACCTCCCGCACGCGGGCGCCCTCCTGGTCCTCGGTGGCGGTAAGTCGCCCGACCTCCCGGACGACGTCGCCCTCGCCGGCGTCCACGATGTAGATGTCGTTGGCGGCGTCGATGTCCCAGTCCTCGTGCCGGGCCGAGACAAAGGCCAGGCGGCGCGAGTCCGGGGCCCACGTGGGAGCCGAGTCCTCGTGGTCGCCGTCCGTCAGCTGGACCGGTTCGGACGATCCGTCGGCTTGCACCACGAACACATGCCTCGGCCTGTCGGCGGTCCACCCGACGCTGTCGAGCTTGAAGCCCAGGCGCCTGAACCGCCGGGGCGCCCGCTTGCGCTCGTCCTCCTGCTCGTAGGCGGCGTCCCG
Coding sequences:
- a CDS encoding S9 family peptidase, whose translation is MRGMTPEDVNDLVAVADPRVSPDGRTAAYVLVTIDKESAEYRSAVWVVPLDGSAPPRRFTSGSKRDSSPRWSPDGSQLAFTSSRESDAAQLFVIPASGGEAVKLTDLKEDVAQPVWSPDGSRIAFTSRVRDAAYEQEDERKRAPRRFRRLGFKLDSVGWTADRPRHVFVVQADGSSEPVQLTDGDHEDSAPTWAPDSRRLAFVSARHEDWDIDAANDIYIVDAGEGDVVREVGRLTATEDQEGARVREVSRLTPTDAQYSNPSWSPDGSLIACGHTPAGFDFPRHGQIAVVDASTGRSKVLTASLDRNCEPYPAAREPIWAGDRLLFGCEDHGNTHLYMVPADGSGQPEPVVTGELRVAGYDLAAGMGVHVATTVQQLPELWFGDRRLTDHGSDFTGGRALSEAERFVATSADGSQVDAWIMRPVDFEEGSRYPVLLNIHGGPFTQYGNGFLDEFHVYTAAGYVVVYSNPRGSSGYSEEWGRAIRGPANEGPGWGTRDYEDLMAVTDEALSRYDFCDPDRVGVIGGSYGGYMTTWIVGHTKRFAAACSERAVNNWVSMYGSSDAGWIFKGYIGSELHEDVDTYVRLSPSTYAPDITTPLLILHSENDLRCPVEQGEHLFTTLRLLKRDVELVRFPAESHELSRSGSPAHRVMRFEAILEWFGRYLRPETQAR